The proteins below are encoded in one region of Aeromonas veronii:
- a CDS encoding alpha/beta fold hydrolase, which yields MEVEESAALSVADSFVSVPGGRLFVRQWRPAGTGHSPLILLHDSLGSVAQWRDFPATLATRLQRPVIAYDRLGFGQSSPQTEPAKPGFIDDEARFYLPTLIKALGLGHYLLFGHSVGGAMALAATSRPSSGCLAVISESTQAFVEERTLDGIRVAKQGFEDEAQLVRLTRWHGERARWVLDAWTGVWLSPAFRHWSLAPRLADVHCPVLAIHGEKDEFGSAAFPRAIAGGVSGAAQMALLPDCGHVPHREREAEVLDLVETFLSRHRIG from the coding sequence ATGGAAGTCGAAGAAAGCGCGGCGCTGAGCGTCGCGGATAGCTTTGTCAGCGTCCCGGGTGGACGCCTCTTCGTGCGCCAATGGCGTCCCGCCGGTACAGGCCACTCCCCGCTGATCCTGTTGCACGATTCCCTCGGTTCCGTGGCCCAGTGGCGGGACTTTCCCGCCACCCTGGCGACCCGCCTGCAGCGCCCCGTCATCGCCTACGATCGCCTCGGCTTCGGCCAATCCTCGCCACAAACTGAGCCCGCCAAGCCGGGCTTTATCGACGATGAGGCCCGTTTCTATCTGCCCACCCTCATCAAGGCCCTCGGCCTTGGCCACTACCTGCTGTTCGGCCACAGTGTGGGGGGCGCCATGGCGCTGGCCGCCACCTCCCGACCCAGCAGTGGCTGCCTTGCCGTGATCAGCGAGTCTACGCAGGCCTTCGTGGAGGAGCGCACTTTGGATGGAATACGGGTGGCCAAGCAAGGCTTCGAAGACGAGGCGCAGTTGGTGCGCCTCACAAGATGGCATGGCGAGCGGGCCCGCTGGGTGCTGGATGCCTGGACGGGGGTCTGGCTCAGCCCGGCGTTTCGCCACTGGTCCCTCGCACCGCGTCTCGCCGATGTCCATTGTCCCGTGCTCGCCATCCACGGCGAGAAAGATGAATTCGGCTCGGCCGCCTTTCCCCGCGCCATCGCGGGCGGGGTGAGCGGGGCGGCGCAGATGGCGCTGCTGCCCGATTGCGGCCATGTGCCTCATCGGGAGCGGGAGGCCGAGGTGCTCGATTTGGTGGAGACATTCTTGAGCAGGCATCGCATCGGCTGA
- a CDS encoding LysE family translocator → MEFTSWLALAAVCFMGAISPGPSLALIIRNTVQGGQGHGVVTALGHGLGVGIYALITALGLSVLITQTPLLFDIIRYVGAAFLAWLGIKALLAKPASGSAEEDAHAVRGRQGVFEGFMVAFLNPQLAIFFIALFSQFVHADTGWWEGGIMMLTAGGIDAIWYVLVALVLSRGPVLAWLKAKSFVIDKVSGLVLLGLALKVMI, encoded by the coding sequence ATGGAATTCACGAGTTGGTTGGCGCTGGCGGCGGTCTGTTTCATGGGGGCCATCAGCCCGGGCCCGAGTCTGGCGCTGATCATCCGCAACACGGTGCAGGGCGGGCAGGGACACGGGGTGGTCACGGCCCTCGGCCACGGGCTCGGGGTCGGCATCTATGCGCTGATCACGGCGCTGGGCCTCTCCGTGCTTATCACCCAAACCCCGCTCTTGTTTGACATCATTCGCTACGTCGGTGCCGCCTTCCTCGCCTGGCTCGGCATCAAGGCATTGCTCGCCAAACCTGCCAGCGGATCCGCGGAAGAGGACGCCCACGCAGTGCGTGGTCGCCAGGGGGTCTTCGAGGGCTTCATGGTCGCCTTTCTGAACCCCCAGCTCGCCATCTTCTTCATCGCCCTGTTCAGCCAGTTCGTCCATGCGGACACCGGCTGGTGGGAAGGCGGCATCATGATGCTCACCGCCGGCGGTATCGATGCAATCTGGTACGTGCTGGTGGCTCTGGTGCTCTCTCGTGGTCCCGTGCTGGCCTGGCTCAAGGCAAAGTCTTTCGTCATCGACAAGGTCAGCGGCCTGGTGCTGCTGGGGTTGGCGCTGAAGGTGATGATCTGA
- a CDS encoding ketoacyl-ACP synthase III, translating into MTYANITGWGKCLPPSVLTNDDLSTIMDTSDEWIYPRTGIKARRVSHVSTQALATLAGRRALACAGLDAAHLDGIILATATPGTLIPNGASAVQQALGAHKAAVFDLNAACTGFVYALSVATSLVQTGMMSKVLVIGAERLTQLLDWAKRDTAVLFGDGAGAVVIEASEQESGLIANKIGCDGEAREILHVPNFGTDRVRFADIDGLFTFNFEGQEIFKRAVRGMGEATSTVLTQAGITPEQIDLIVPHQANVRIIETLAKRMDAPMEKVMVNIEQYGNTSAATVPIALCEALEQGRVKPNSYLLSAAFGAGLTWGAALIKWGDRVTPIGRCDEALPPCEQSALELIAQAVEGCRQARAQEE; encoded by the coding sequence ATGACCTACGCCAATATCACCGGCTGGGGCAAATGCCTGCCCCCCAGCGTGCTGACCAACGACGATCTCAGCACCATCATGGATACCTCGGACGAGTGGATCTATCCCCGCACCGGCATCAAGGCGCGCCGGGTCTCCCACGTCAGCACCCAGGCCCTCGCCACCCTGGCCGGGCGCCGCGCCCTCGCCTGCGCCGGCCTTGATGCCGCTCATCTCGACGGCATCATTCTCGCCACCGCCACCCCGGGCACCCTGATCCCGAACGGCGCCTCCGCGGTGCAACAGGCCCTCGGCGCCCACAAGGCAGCGGTGTTCGATCTCAACGCCGCCTGCACCGGTTTCGTCTATGCCCTCTCGGTCGCCACCTCCCTGGTGCAGACCGGCATGATGAGCAAGGTGCTGGTGATCGGCGCAGAGCGTCTCACCCAGTTGCTGGACTGGGCCAAGCGCGACACCGCCGTGCTGTTCGGTGACGGCGCGGGCGCCGTGGTGATCGAGGCGAGCGAGCAGGAATCCGGCCTCATCGCCAACAAGATCGGCTGCGACGGCGAGGCCCGGGAGATCCTGCACGTGCCGAACTTTGGCACCGACCGGGTGCGCTTTGCCGACATCGACGGCCTGTTCACTTTCAATTTCGAGGGGCAGGAGATCTTCAAGCGCGCCGTGCGCGGCATGGGGGAAGCCACGAGCACGGTGCTGACCCAGGCGGGCATTACCCCCGAGCAGATCGACCTCATCGTCCCGCACCAGGCCAATGTGCGCATCATCGAGACCCTGGCCAAGCGCATGGACGCCCCCATGGAGAAGGTGATGGTCAACATCGAGCAGTACGGCAACACCTCCGCCGCCACCGTGCCCATCGCCCTGTGCGAAGCGCTGGAGCAGGGCCGGGTCAAGCCGAACAGCTATCTGCTGAGCGCCGCCTTCGGGGCCGGTCTGACCTGGGGCGCCGCCCTCATCAAGTGGGGAGATCGCGTCACCCCCATCGGCCGGTGCGACGAGGCGCTGCCCCCCTGCGAGCAGAGCGCCCTTGAGCTGATCGCCCAGGCGGTCGAGGGGTGCCGGCAGGCCCGTGCGCAAGAAGAGTGA
- a CDS encoding DHCW motif cupin fold protein — MEINNLPFCTTNWAEIPPTEHLGEKGTARWHTQHFGPMRVRMVEYSPGYLADHWCSKGHVLFCLEGELHTELEDGRVFTLSAGMSYQVADNAEPHRSFTERGARLFIVD, encoded by the coding sequence ATGGAAATCAACAATCTGCCGTTTTGCACCACGAACTGGGCCGAGATCCCGCCCACTGAACACCTGGGGGAGAAGGGGACTGCCCGCTGGCACACCCAGCATTTTGGCCCCATGCGGGTGCGGATGGTGGAGTACTCCCCCGGCTATCTGGCGGATCACTGGTGCAGCAAGGGCCACGTACTGTTCTGTCTGGAAGGGGAGCTGCACACCGAGCTGGAAGATGGCCGCGTCTTCACCCTGAGCGCCGGGATGAGCTATCAGGTGGCGGACAACGCCGAGCCTCACCGCTCCTTCACCGAGCGGGGTGCCCGCCTCTTTATCGTCGACTGA
- a CDS encoding LysR family transcriptional regulator, which produces MHKANLNLLPTLKVLLETRNISRAAELLHLSQPSISKQLTQLRAEFGDELLVREGQRWLLTPRAESLAAQLADSLGALDRLYEAPRFEPERCERVFRLASSDYVAQHILPDICAALARAAPQAALEYSLWDKRQLPQLWQSELDLVSTITDLVPDQIRGLHQGEDRLVMLMGRQHPLSGTTPSLAEYLAWPHLQVSGGGDKDSPVERVLGPQGLSRRWFARVPFFQAAVEVLLRTDCLMTTPAHIAWQLAREHALSFCDLPFATRPQQYHLLWHQRHHQDPAHRWFRELAYPFLRDHLQHTVDESRKTLGRGRF; this is translated from the coding sequence GTGCACAAAGCGAATCTCAACCTGTTGCCCACCCTCAAGGTGTTGCTGGAGACCCGCAACATCAGCCGGGCGGCGGAGCTGTTGCACCTGAGCCAGCCCTCCATCAGCAAGCAGCTGACCCAGCTGCGCGCCGAATTTGGCGACGAGCTGCTGGTGCGCGAAGGCCAGCGCTGGCTGCTGACCCCGCGGGCCGAGAGCCTGGCGGCTCAGCTTGCGGATTCCCTCGGTGCCCTGGACAGGCTCTATGAGGCCCCCCGGTTTGAGCCCGAGCGCTGCGAGCGGGTGTTTCGTCTCGCCTCCTCTGACTACGTAGCCCAGCATATTCTGCCGGATATCTGCGCGGCGCTGGCCAGGGCCGCTCCCCAGGCAGCCCTTGAATACAGCCTGTGGGACAAGCGCCAACTGCCGCAGTTGTGGCAATCCGAGCTGGATCTGGTCTCCACCATCACGGATCTGGTGCCGGATCAGATCCGGGGTCTGCATCAGGGGGAGGACAGATTGGTGATGCTGATGGGACGCCAGCATCCCCTGTCCGGTACCACCCCATCTCTGGCGGAGTACCTCGCCTGGCCCCATCTGCAGGTGAGCGGCGGCGGCGACAAGGACAGCCCGGTGGAGCGTGTGCTGGGGCCACAAGGGCTCTCCCGCCGCTGGTTTGCCCGGGTGCCCTTCTTCCAGGCGGCGGTGGAGGTGCTGCTGCGCACCGACTGCCTGATGACCACCCCGGCCCACATCGCCTGGCAACTCGCCAGGGAGCACGCTCTCAGTTTTTGCGATCTCCCCTTTGCCACCCGTCCCCAGCAGTACCACCTGCTGTGGCACCAGCGCCATCATCAGGATCCGGCCCACCGCTGGTTCCGGGAGCTGGCCTATCCCTTCCTGCGGGATCACCTGCAACATACCGTCGACGAGAGCCGCAAGACCCTGGGCAGGGGCCGTTTCTGA
- a CDS encoding DUF1272 domain-containing protein — translation MLELRPNCECCDKDLPAGSSEALICSFECTFCSDCNERYLHQSCPNCGGELVRRPRRPARKLVANPPSSKRVFNPALREQNS, via the coding sequence ATGCTGGAACTCAGACCGAACTGCGAGTGTTGTGACAAGGACTTGCCCGCCGGCAGCAGTGAAGCGCTTATCTGCTCCTTCGAGTGCACCTTCTGCAGCGATTGCAACGAGCGCTACCTACACCAAAGCTGCCCGAACTGCGGCGGCGAGCTGGTGAGGCGCCCCCGCCGCCCCGCCAGGAAACTCGTGGCCAACCCTCCTTCCAGCAAGCGGGTATTCAACCCGGCGCTGCGGGAGCAAAACAGCTAA
- a CDS encoding peptidase U32 family protein: protein MHDQTHHNRLELLAPAKNLAYGIEAINHGADAVYMGGPAFGARSAAGNSLEDIEALARHAHRFGAQVFVAFNTLLHDHELEQARRLTHQIYEAGADALIVQDMGLLALDLPPIALHASTQTDNRTPEKVKFLQDVGFSQVVLARELSLEQIRAISAQTSVQLEFFIHGALCVSYSGQCNISHARTGRSANRGECAQLCRLPCSLQKPDGEVLVENSHLLSLKDMDQSANLEALIEAGIRSFKIEGRLKGLDYVKNVTAWYRQKLDAILDKRPDLVASSAGRCSYGFTPDPKKSFNRGATDYFLHGRQPDIDSPRSPKYLGEPLGRVTRVSKEGIEIDGRPLDSRGLILNNGDGLGFFKPGGELMGMRLNKVASKGGSKQLLLSETMAGLKVGTEIYRNHDQVFSKLLEKPSSDRRIRVDMHLSECEQGVRLTLVDEQGIEASVTLVCDKRPADNPERALQQARDQLAKLGNTLFVARKVELVFTNPLFLAASMLNGLRRDGIAALEAARLIAYQRPERRIPLRDVTYPQHRLSYLGNVLNKAAEDFFREHGVERIAPAYEANKEEGEVVLMITKHCIRYSQNLCPKEVAGLKPEPLELKMGKDSFRLRFDCKRCEMQVMGSLKR, encoded by the coding sequence ATGCACGATCAGACCCATCATAACCGCCTGGAGCTGCTGGCCCCGGCCAAGAACCTCGCCTACGGCATCGAGGCCATCAACCATGGCGCCGATGCCGTCTACATGGGGGGCCCCGCCTTCGGCGCCCGCAGCGCCGCCGGCAATTCCCTCGAAGACATAGAGGCGCTGGCGCGCCACGCCCACCGCTTCGGTGCCCAGGTGTTCGTCGCCTTCAACACCCTGTTGCACGACCACGAGCTGGAGCAGGCCAGGCGTCTCACCCACCAGATCTACGAAGCCGGTGCCGATGCGCTCATCGTGCAGGACATGGGGCTGCTGGCGCTGGACCTCCCCCCCATCGCCCTGCACGCCAGCACCCAGACCGACAACCGCACCCCGGAGAAGGTGAAATTCCTGCAGGATGTGGGGTTCTCCCAGGTGGTGCTGGCCCGTGAGCTGTCGCTGGAGCAGATCCGCGCCATCAGCGCCCAGACCTCGGTTCAGCTGGAGTTCTTCATCCACGGGGCCCTGTGTGTCTCCTACAGCGGTCAGTGCAACATCAGCCATGCCCGCACCGGCCGCAGCGCGAACCGGGGGGAGTGTGCCCAGCTCTGCCGGCTGCCCTGCTCCCTGCAAAAGCCGGATGGGGAGGTGCTGGTGGAAAACAGCCACCTGCTCTCTTTGAAAGACATGGATCAGAGCGCGAACCTGGAGGCGCTGATCGAGGCGGGCATTCGCTCCTTCAAGATAGAGGGACGGCTCAAGGGGCTGGATTACGTCAAAAACGTCACCGCCTGGTATCGCCAGAAGCTGGACGCCATCCTGGACAAGCGCCCGGATCTGGTGGCGAGCTCCGCCGGTCGCTGCAGTTATGGCTTCACGCCGGATCCGAAGAAGAGCTTCAACCGGGGGGCCACCGATTACTTCCTCCACGGTCGCCAGCCGGATATCGACTCCCCCCGCAGCCCGAAATACCTGGGGGAACCTCTGGGCCGGGTCACTCGCGTCAGCAAGGAAGGGATAGAGATAGACGGGCGCCCATTGGATAGTCGGGGACTCATCCTCAACAATGGCGACGGTCTCGGTTTCTTCAAGCCGGGGGGCGAGCTGATGGGGATGCGCCTCAACAAGGTGGCAAGCAAGGGCGGGAGTAAGCAGTTGCTCCTCTCCGAAACCATGGCTGGGCTCAAGGTGGGCACCGAGATCTACCGCAACCACGACCAGGTATTCAGCAAGCTGCTGGAAAAACCGAGCAGCGATCGTCGCATCCGGGTGGACATGCACTTGTCCGAGTGCGAGCAAGGGGTACGACTCACGTTGGTCGACGAGCAGGGCATCGAGGCCAGCGTGACGCTCGTCTGCGACAAACGGCCTGCCGACAATCCGGAGCGGGCGCTGCAACAGGCACGGGACCAGCTCGCCAAGCTTGGCAACACCCTGTTTGTGGCCCGCAAGGTGGAGTTGGTGTTCACCAACCCCCTGTTCCTTGCCGCGTCCATGCTCAACGGCCTGCGCCGGGACGGCATAGCGGCGCTGGAGGCAGCGCGCCTCATCGCCTACCAGCGCCCGGAGCGGCGCATCCCGCTGCGGGACGTCACCTATCCCCAGCACCGGCTCTCCTACCTTGGCAACGTGCTGAACAAAGCCGCCGAGGACTTTTTCCGCGAGCACGGGGTGGAGCGCATCGCCCCCGCCTATGAGGCGAACAAGGAGGAGGGAGAAGTGGTGTTGATGATCACCAAGCACTGCATCCGCTACAGCCAGAACCTCTGCCCCAAGGAGGTAGCGGGCCTCAAACCCGAGCCACTGGAGCTGAAGATGGGCAAGGACAGTTTCCGCCTGCGCTTTGACTGCAAACGCTGCGAGATGCAGGTGATGGGCAGCCTGAAACGCTAG